Proteins from a genomic interval of Spea bombifrons isolate aSpeBom1 chromosome 4, aSpeBom1.2.pri, whole genome shotgun sequence:
- the LOC128491744 gene encoding olfactory receptor 10A7-like, translating to MQEKNSTEVSEFLLLGFQDLEKLRNVLFLFILILYLVTLFGNVLTISVIATSYLHAPMYFFLCHLSFSDILLTTNIVPKMLYVIRTERATISVTGCFIQIYFYGFSAAAECYLLTVMSYDRYLAICRPLRYAAIMDLKLCLFLCVFSWLLGCLSQLIMVTLISGLIFCGPNAIDHFFCDLAPLLDLSCSDTSVLELEVFMSCLPILLFPFVFIIVTYVHISIAIHNITSNTGRQKAFSTCSSHLAVVCTYYGTLMAKYMAPSKGHSLNMNKLLSLLYILGTPIFNPIIYSLRNKEIRAVVLLYLFSRRTNVL from the coding sequence ATGCAGGAGAAGAACTCCACGGAGGTCTCGGAATTTCTACTTCTGGGGTTTCAAGACCTCGAAAAGCtgagaaatgtgttattcttatttattcttattttgtaCTTAGTAACGCTGTTTGGAAACGTATTAACCATTTCTGTGATCGCAACCAGCTACCTTCATGCTCCCATGTACTTCTTCCTATGTCACCTCTCCTTTTCCGACATCTTGCTCACCACGAATATTGTTCCGAAGATGCTCTACGTTATACGGACAGAGAGAGCCACCATATCTGTCACAGGCTGCTTCATCCAAATTTATTTCTATGGTTTCTCGGCCGCCGCAGAATGCTACCTTCTTACCGTCATGTCTTACGACCGCTACCTGGCTATCTGCCGCCCGCTTCGCTATGCCGCCATCATGGACCTCAAACTCTGCCTCTTCTTATGCGTGTTTTCGTGGCTCTTGGGTTGTTTGTCACAGCTTATCATGGTCACGCTGATATCAGGTTTAATATTTTGTGGCCCCAATGCCATTGACCATTTCTTTTGTGATCTTGCCCCACTTCTGGATCTTTCCTGTTCGGACACATCAGTTCTAGAACTGGAGGTTTTTATGTCCTGTCTCCCCATTTTACTGTTTCCCTTTGTCTTCATCATTGTGACTTATGTGCATATCTCCATTGCCATCCACAACATAACTTCCAACACCGGGAGACAGAAAGCCTTCTCTACTTGTAGCTCGCATCTTGCAGTCGTTTGTACTTATTATGGAACATTGATGGCAAAATACATGGCTCCCTCCAAGGGGCATTCACTAAACATGAATAAACTCCTGTCTCTTTTATATATTCTGGGCACACCGATATTTAACCCTATAATATACAGTTTGAGGAATAAAGAAATTAGGGCAGTGGTGCTTTTATATCTCTTTTCAAGAAGGACAAATGTGTTGTAA
- the LOC128491746 gene encoding olfactory receptor 11L1-like: MIKTNGTTVTEFVLLGFEYIQDLAIFLFVLFLIVYVLTIFGNVLIVVLVSVSERLHSPMYLFLRNLSMCEVLFTTNIVPKMLQVILEGGAKISFSGCALQLYFFGATGIAECLLLTVMSYDRYLAICKPLHYSSIMSFQLHLYFVIFSWIVAMALPAVSIGLICRLYFCASNVVDHFFCDLAPVLELSCSDTSTVEFEVFAQTIPVFVFTFIYIVATYITIFIAILKIPSTVGREKAFSTCSSHLSVVSTYYGTMISLYVTPTGRQSIRINKTLSLLYSVVTPLFNPIVYSLRNQEIRKVLTSLFFITK; the protein is encoded by the coding sequence ATGATTAAAACCAATGGCACGACAGTCACGGAATTTGTTCTACTGGGCTTTGAATACATTCAGGATCTGGCCATTTTTCTCTTTGTCTTGTTCCTCATCGTCTACGTTTTGACAATATTCGGAAACGTTCTAATTGTGGTGTTGGTATCGGTGAGTGAGCGTCTTCACTCTCCTATGTACCTCTTCCTCAGAAACCTTTCCATGTGCGAAGTTCTTTTCACGACCAATATAGTCCCCAAAATGCTACAAGTCATCTTGGAAGGGGGAGCTAAGATATCCTTTTCTGGATGTGCTcttcagctttatttttttggtgcaaCTGGGATCGCGGAATGTCTTCTGCTGACTGTGATGTCCTATGACCGATACTTGGCCATCTGCAAACCTCTCCATTATTCCTCTATAATGAGTTTCCAACTTCATTTATACTTTGTCATCTTCTCGTGGATCGTAGCCATGGCTTTACCAGCCGTATCCATAGGACTTATTTGCCGTTTATATTTCTGTGCTTCCAACGTCGTTGACCACTTCTTCTGTGATCTTGCCCCCGTACTTGAGCTTTCTTGTTCAGACACTTCCACAGTGGAATTTGAGGTATTTGCCCAAACTATTCCTGTGTTtgtattcacatttatttatattgtagcaACCTACATCACCATTTTCATTGCTATCCTGAAGATACCGTCCACGGTAGGAAGAGAGaaggccttctccacctgcagctcccacctAAGTGTTGTATCTACCTACTATGGAACTATGATTTCTTTGTATGTGACCCCAACTGGAAGGCAGTCTATAAGAATCAACAAGACTCTGTCCTTGCTTTATAGTGTGGTGACACCACTGTTTAATCCAATCGTATACAGCCTACGGAATCAGGAAATCCGGAAGGTTCTAACATCACTTTTCTTTATAACAAAGTAA